The following coding sequences lie in one Candidatus Zixiibacteriota bacterium genomic window:
- a CDS encoding glycoside hydrolase family 38 C-terminal domain-containing protein, which produces MRWAVVISTAVVLLGTAIGHSQSADETKSAEKPILQVVATSHLDTQWRWSIRTTIDHYIPATFADNFRLLDQFPHYTFSFEGAFRYMLLKEYRPDLYARLGPYVAARRWRLAGSWIDAVDVDMPSFESLVRQTLYGNGFFKREFGVTSRDVLLPDCFGFGYALPSIAAHCGLKSFSTQKLTWGSSVGVPFHIGLWEGVDGSVLAAALSPGDYVSEIEGDLTKDSVWIRKAKHQSDTSGLAAAYRYFGTGDTGGAPAYSSVEWLEQSQQSDGPLSVRSVGSDDLVDLVSMADARRLPRYRGELLMTRHAVGCYTSQAAMKRWNRKNEMLADATERAAVMARILGGADYPRDALRATWIRFLWHQFHDDLTGTSIPEAYEFSWNDEILCQNRFAGMLTHAVEAISPRFDTWVVGVPLLVYNPLAFARQEVVTATVTFPSGAPATARVFAGDGREVPSQVVRRESGNLEVTFLADVPSVGCAVYDVRPAQTPCAMSTGLSVTAGMLENHRYRVTVDPSGNVISIVDKSEGRELLASPIRWELLFDKPNRWPSWEIDYDEISAPSRTVVGGPAEIEIVEKGPARVALAVTRRTGTSVFHTTISLAAGDTGDRVAFTSEVDWQERETLLKAAFPLTTANEYVTYDLGLGTIQRRRNHPLLYEVPGQQWADLTTPHGEYGVAILNDCKYGWDHPDSATVRLSLIHTPGVFDSWSWVGDQSSQDIGHHRFAYALVGHRGDWRHGAVVARAACFNQPLRAFQVPRHEGPLGKSYSLLLVSCGDAEGRAGDAELRAPVVVNTIKMAEDSDELIFRLRETEGVAAPDVRVHFAVPIVAAREVNGAEESMAIAPVSNGELRTSLGPYQPRAFAVRLQDLTLAPLPRPECRSLPLPFDLDGISLDDNRRDGDFDAGHTVAGELLPDTLVDHDIMYTFGSTMPGAKNVLSCHGQSLPLPSGSSGRLCLLATAVGGPASGTFSVDGHDTTLWIQDYAQPIGQWNDRLATGSFTDVPERIAPAYINRAPVAWYGTHRHSAAGENEAYQFTYLYSVSLPLPLNAQALTLPANPRIRLLAATVAKTPYDDVRPVEVLYDATNATVARIVSGRRAFVDSLVVGLACPVPGAELHYTLDNSTPQLGSPVYAGPIVLTSTATIKARALKTGADDSYVAANTFHRLGLRAPSSPEGTVPGLACSYYEGYWDSLPGFDTLKVLKTVVLDSVTTPTIARKEDFGLVLRGFVQVPTDGLYRFALSSDDGSDLSVDDTLLVDNDGLHGMGDVSGEVGLKAGLHAVTIRMFQKKGDRGLALSIEGPRLTPQAVPPGWFYHNAADTPGRRR; this is translated from the coding sequence GTGCGATGGGCGGTAGTCATAAGTACGGCGGTGGTCTTGCTTGGGACGGCCATCGGACACTCGCAGTCTGCCGACGAAACCAAGTCGGCGGAGAAGCCGATCTTGCAGGTCGTGGCGACTTCGCATCTCGACACGCAGTGGCGATGGAGCATCCGCACAACGATCGACCACTACATCCCGGCGACGTTTGCCGACAACTTCCGGCTGCTGGACCAGTTTCCCCACTACACCTTCAGCTTCGAGGGCGCTTTCCGCTACATGCTCTTGAAGGAGTACCGCCCGGACTTGTACGCCCGTCTGGGTCCCTATGTCGCCGCGCGTCGCTGGCGGCTGGCAGGGAGTTGGATTGACGCGGTCGATGTCGATATGCCCTCGTTTGAGTCTCTCGTGCGCCAGACTCTCTACGGCAATGGGTTCTTCAAGCGCGAGTTCGGCGTGACCAGCCGCGATGTGCTGTTGCCTGACTGCTTCGGCTTTGGGTATGCGTTGCCGTCGATTGCCGCGCACTGTGGCCTGAAGAGCTTCTCGACACAGAAGCTCACCTGGGGATCGTCGGTCGGGGTCCCCTTCCACATTGGTCTTTGGGAGGGCGTTGACGGCTCGGTCTTGGCGGCCGCACTGAGTCCGGGCGACTATGTGAGCGAGATTGAGGGAGATCTGACGAAAGACAGCGTCTGGATTCGCAAAGCCAAACATCAATCAGACACATCGGGACTGGCGGCGGCCTACCGATACTTCGGCACCGGTGACACCGGCGGAGCTCCAGCGTACAGCTCGGTGGAATGGCTGGAACAGTCGCAGCAGAGTGATGGCCCGCTGTCGGTTCGCAGTGTCGGTTCCGATGATCTGGTCGATCTCGTGTCGATGGCCGATGCCCGGCGACTGCCACGCTATCGCGGCGAGTTGTTGATGACGCGGCATGCGGTCGGGTGCTACACGTCGCAAGCGGCGATGAAGCGATGGAACCGCAAGAATGAAATGCTGGCCGACGCCACTGAGCGCGCCGCAGTGATGGCGCGGATCTTGGGTGGAGCGGACTATCCACGTGATGCACTGCGCGCGACTTGGATCCGGTTCTTGTGGCATCAATTCCATGACGACCTCACGGGAACGAGCATCCCCGAGGCGTATGAATTCTCGTGGAACGATGAGATCCTGTGCCAGAATCGGTTTGCCGGCATGTTGACACATGCCGTGGAAGCCATCTCTCCCCGGTTCGACACCTGGGTCGTGGGAGTTCCGCTACTGGTCTACAACCCACTCGCGTTCGCGCGGCAAGAAGTCGTGACGGCCACAGTGACCTTCCCGTCAGGTGCACCGGCGACTGCGCGCGTATTCGCGGGCGATGGTCGTGAGGTGCCCTCGCAAGTCGTTCGCAGAGAGAGCGGCAATCTGGAGGTCACCTTCCTGGCCGATGTGCCGTCGGTCGGCTGTGCTGTGTATGACGTGCGACCGGCTCAGACGCCGTGTGCGATGAGCACGGGATTGAGCGTGACGGCCGGAATGCTGGAGAATCATCGTTACCGCGTGACCGTCGATCCCTCCGGCAATGTCATCTCCATTGTCGACAAGTCCGAAGGGCGGGAACTGCTGGCCAGTCCCATCCGCTGGGAATTGCTATTCGACAAACCGAACCGCTGGCCGAGTTGGGAGATTGACTATGATGAAATCTCGGCCCCGTCGCGAACCGTCGTCGGCGGACCGGCGGAGATCGAGATTGTCGAGAAGGGACCGGCGCGGGTGGCTTTGGCCGTCACGCGCCGGACGGGTACTTCTGTCTTTCATACGACGATCTCCCTCGCGGCGGGGGACACCGGCGATCGGGTTGCATTCACATCCGAAGTCGACTGGCAAGAGCGGGAGACGCTTCTGAAAGCGGCGTTCCCGTTGACGACGGCGAATGAATATGTGACCTATGACCTGGGGCTGGGGACGATTCAGCGTCGCCGCAATCACCCCTTGCTCTACGAGGTCCCGGGGCAGCAATGGGCCGATCTGACCACGCCGCATGGTGAATACGGCGTGGCCATACTCAACGACTGCAAGTACGGATGGGATCACCCCGATTCGGCGACCGTACGACTCTCCCTGATTCACACGCCGGGCGTATTCGACAGTTGGTCGTGGGTCGGCGACCAGAGCTCGCAGGACATCGGCCATCACCGCTTTGCCTATGCGCTTGTGGGGCACAGGGGCGACTGGCGGCATGGTGCGGTTGTGGCCCGGGCCGCCTGTTTCAATCAACCGTTGCGGGCCTTCCAAGTCCCCCGACATGAGGGCCCGTTGGGGAAGTCGTACTCGCTGCTCCTGGTTTCTTGCGGTGACGCGGAGGGCCGTGCTGGGGATGCCGAATTGCGTGCGCCGGTGGTTGTCAACACCATCAAGATGGCGGAAGACAGCGACGAGTTGATCTTTCGCCTGCGCGAAACGGAAGGAGTTGCCGCTCCAGATGTCAGAGTCCATTTCGCTGTGCCGATCGTTGCGGCGCGGGAGGTCAATGGAGCTGAGGAATCGATGGCAATCGCCCCCGTGTCGAACGGCGAGTTGAGAACGTCACTCGGTCCATACCAGCCACGGGCATTTGCCGTGCGGTTGCAGGACCTGACCCTTGCACCCCTTCCGCGGCCCGAGTGTCGCTCACTCCCGTTGCCATTTGACCTTGATGGAATCAGTCTGGACGACAATCGTCGGGACGGTGATTTCGATGCGGGACACACGGTGGCGGGTGAGTTGCTGCCGGATACGCTGGTTGACCATGATATCATGTACACGTTCGGCTCCACGATGCCGGGAGCGAAGAACGTCTTGTCCTGCCATGGCCAGTCACTTCCCCTGCCGTCCGGTTCGTCGGGCAGATTATGTCTGCTGGCAACCGCCGTCGGTGGTCCCGCATCGGGGACGTTTTCCGTCGATGGACATGACACGACGTTGTGGATTCAAGACTATGCGCAGCCGATCGGGCAGTGGAACGACCGACTGGCGACCGGTTCATTCACCGATGTGCCGGAACGCATCGCGCCCGCGTACATCAATCGCGCCCCGGTCGCGTGGTATGGCACCCATCGGCACAGTGCCGCCGGGGAAAACGAGGCCTACCAATTCACGTATCTCTACTCGGTCTCCCTACCCTTGCCGCTGAATGCACAGGCGCTCACGCTACCGGCAAATCCACGCATCCGTCTATTGGCCGCTACCGTCGCCAAGACCCCGTACGACGATGTCCGTCCGGTGGAGGTGTTGTACGATGCCACCAACGCGACGGTGGCTCGAATCGTTTCGGGCCGCAGGGCGTTCGTGGACAGTCTCGTTGTTGGACTTGCCTGTCCGGTGCCCGGCGCTGAGCTGCATTACACTCTCGACAACAGCACCCCGCAATTGGGATCGCCGGTCTACGCTGGGCCGATCGTGCTGACGAGTACCGCAACAATCAAGGCACGGGCGCTGAAGACGGGGGCCGACGATTCGTATGTGGCCGCAAACACGTTTCATCGTCTGGGCCTCCGCGCGCCGTCGTCGCCCGAAGGAACGGTCCCGGGCCTTGCCTGCTCGTACTATGAAGGATATTGGGACAGTCTGCCTGGGTTCGACACCTTGAAGGTGCTCAAGACCGTCGTGCTGGACTCGGTCACAACGCCGACGATTGCACGAAAGGAGGATTTCGGGCTGGTCTTGAGAGGATTCGTCCAAGTACCGACAGATGGTCTGTACAGATTCGCTCTCAGCTCCGATGACGGCAGCGATCTTTCCGTCGACGACACTCTGTTGGTGGACAACGATGGTCTTCACGGGATGGGTGACGTGAGCGGTGAGGTGGGACTGAAGGCGGGTTTGCATGCGGTGACCATCCGCATGTTCCAGAAGAAGGGCGACCGTGGGTTGGCTCTCAGCATCGAGGGACCCCGACTGACTCCGCAAGCGGTGCCGCCGGGGTGGTTCTACCACAATGCTGCCGACACACCCGGAAGGCGACGGTGA
- a CDS encoding ABC transporter permease, with product MSRTWHTRLAHGAVHAFREYGMLGVLALLCVLFSVLTLSDQSLTGQSAASALRDRLSSVASPEAGIIIVCRATAEDSVFALSLRSELERSGLGRGTILAGEPTVIRERLASLVDSLSGVQFLAALPSLVPVIAAVARTSPAVAAIPVITPPSQRWPTFLLGDNLRNVANQIAVIAIVAVGMTMVIIAGGIDLSVGSLIALSAVLTASMIQAFGGVTATPAVMMLSGAAAICLCGATGLFSGVMITSFRVPPFIATLAMMQVAAGFAYIISAGRPIYQVPESFIVLGRGADPWLRIPYAVLLMVVLYVAGHLIMSRTTLGRYVYAVGGNSEAARLAGIRVGAVQLTVYTISAMLAGLGGVLLASQLRSGAPTYGLGYELHVIAAVVVGGTSLSGGEGRILGTLIGALVIGVIQNGMNLTNVESYTQKVVLGLVILAAVLLDQLKQRGLGVRGWFKTVRARETE from the coding sequence ATGAGCCGGACCTGGCACACACGCCTCGCGCACGGCGCCGTCCATGCCTTTCGGGAGTATGGCATGCTCGGCGTGCTCGCGCTTCTGTGCGTCCTCTTTTCCGTTCTGACACTCTCCGACCAGTCTCTGACCGGCCAGAGTGCTGCGTCTGCTCTGCGGGACCGGCTGTCTTCCGTCGCCTCACCGGAGGCGGGCATCATCATCGTGTGCCGGGCCACAGCCGAGGACAGCGTTTTCGCGCTGTCGCTCCGTTCGGAGCTGGAGCGGAGCGGACTGGGGCGCGGCACGATCCTCGCTGGGGAGCCGACCGTAATCCGCGAGCGATTGGCGTCGCTGGTCGATTCGCTCTCCGGTGTGCAGTTCCTCGCAGCGCTGCCGTCGCTCGTCCCCGTGATCGCGGCCGTGGCGCGAACGTCACCGGCGGTGGCGGCCATCCCCGTGATCACGCCGCCATCACAGCGGTGGCCCACATTTCTGCTCGGGGACAATCTGCGCAACGTCGCCAATCAAATCGCCGTCATCGCCATCGTGGCCGTCGGCATGACCATGGTGATCATTGCGGGCGGCATCGACTTGTCCGTGGGGAGCCTGATCGCCCTGTCCGCGGTATTGACGGCGTCGATGATTCAGGCCTTCGGGGGCGTGACGGCCACCCCGGCGGTGATGATGCTCTCCGGCGCGGCCGCCATTTGCCTCTGCGGGGCCACCGGACTGTTCAGCGGCGTCATGATCACGTCATTCCGGGTGCCGCCCTTCATCGCCACACTGGCCATGATGCAGGTTGCGGCCGGATTCGCGTACATCATCTCCGCCGGACGGCCCATCTATCAGGTTCCCGAGAGCTTCATTGTGCTCGGACGCGGGGCCGACCCGTGGCTTCGGATCCCGTACGCCGTTCTACTGATGGTCGTGCTGTACGTCGCCGGTCACCTCATCATGTCGCGCACGACCCTGGGGCGATACGTCTATGCGGTGGGCGGCAATAGCGAGGCGGCGCGTCTGGCGGGGATCCGGGTCGGAGCGGTGCAACTGACCGTCTACACGATCAGCGCCATGTTGGCGGGCCTGGGCGGCGTGCTTCTGGCATCACAACTGCGGAGTGGCGCGCCGACTTATGGCCTGGGCTATGAGTTGCACGTGATCGCGGCGGTCGTTGTCGGCGGGACAAGTCTCAGCGGCGGCGAAGGGCGGATCCTGGGGACGCTCATCGGCGCCCTCGTCATCGGCGTTATCCAGAATGGGATGAACCTGACCAATGTCGAGAGCTACACGCAAAAGGTCGTTCTGGGATTGGTCATTCTGGCGGCGGTGCTTCTGGATCAACTGAAGCAACGAGGTCTGGGGGTGCGGGGGTGGTTCAAAACGGTGCGTGCGCGCGAGACAGAATAG
- a CDS encoding sugar ABC transporter ATP-binding protein, with the protein MEGIVKAFPGVTAIRNGWLELASGEIHALVGANGAGKSTLIKILTGVERADQGLIRFLGQHVDFASPSAAWQAGISAIYQEFSLVPSLSVRANLVLGRERTRRGLIDAESERRQAAIVLDRLGVDVDLETPVRSLSTAQQQLVEIGRALAYDTRLLVMDEPTASLSPREVERLFVILRELAARDIAVLFVSHRLDEVMRIADRVTIMRDGETIGTWPIAEVTRESLIEQMVGRRLNEEYPARSHRVGGEGLVVRGLSGGRVRDVSFTVRHGEVLGLSGLMGAGRTEVARLIFGADRKSAGEIGLDGQPLRIRSPREAIRRGICLLTEDRKAQGLVLKASARDNFALPNLTSWARWGWIGTKRETSRFRARVAELDLRLTGPDQRAETLSGGNQQKLLVARWLETNSRVIIFDEPTRGIDVGAKHDMYVLIDRLASQGKIIIVISSEFTEVLGVCDRILVMRAGRVAGELEDVTAATEESIMALAV; encoded by the coding sequence ATGGAGGGTATCGTCAAGGCCTTTCCCGGGGTCACAGCCATCCGCAATGGCTGGTTGGAACTGGCGTCTGGGGAGATTCACGCTCTGGTCGGCGCCAATGGCGCCGGCAAAAGCACTCTCATCAAAATCCTGACCGGTGTCGAACGCGCCGACCAGGGCCTGATTCGATTCCTGGGACAACACGTCGATTTCGCCTCACCATCGGCGGCCTGGCAGGCCGGAATCAGCGCGATCTACCAGGAGTTTTCCCTGGTTCCCTCGCTGAGCGTGAGGGCGAACCTTGTTCTCGGACGGGAGCGCACGCGCCGAGGACTGATCGACGCCGAATCGGAGAGGCGGCAGGCCGCCATCGTATTGGATCGACTGGGTGTGGATGTGGACTTGGAGACTCCGGTCCGATCTCTGAGCACGGCACAGCAGCAGCTTGTCGAGATCGGGCGGGCGCTGGCCTACGACACCCGATTGCTGGTCATGGATGAACCGACGGCGTCGCTGTCTCCCCGGGAAGTCGAGCGGTTGTTTGTCATCCTGCGCGAGTTGGCGGCCCGCGACATTGCCGTGCTGTTTGTCAGTCACCGTCTGGATGAAGTGATGAGAATCGCCGACCGCGTGACGATCATGCGGGATGGCGAGACGATCGGAACATGGCCGATCGCTGAAGTCACCCGGGAATCGCTGATCGAACAGATGGTGGGACGGAGACTCAATGAGGAATACCCAGCACGAAGCCATCGTGTTGGCGGGGAGGGTCTGGTGGTCCGGGGGCTGTCCGGAGGCCGCGTCCGCGATGTCAGCTTCACGGTCCGGCATGGTGAGGTCCTCGGACTGTCGGGATTGATGGGGGCCGGTCGTACGGAGGTGGCGCGGCTCATCTTCGGCGCCGATCGCAAGTCGGCGGGTGAGATCGGCCTTGATGGCCAGCCGTTGCGAATCCGGTCCCCCCGTGAGGCCATTCGCCGGGGAATCTGCCTGTTGACGGAGGACCGCAAAGCGCAGGGCTTGGTTCTCAAGGCGTCGGCGCGCGACAACTTCGCGCTTCCGAATCTGACATCGTGGGCACGCTGGGGATGGATTGGAACGAAGCGGGAGACATCGCGTTTTCGGGCGCGCGTGGCCGAACTGGATCTGCGTCTCACGGGACCGGACCAACGCGCGGAAACGCTCTCCGGCGGAAACCAGCAGAAACTCCTCGTCGCGCGCTGGCTGGAGACGAACTCGCGTGTGATCATCTTCGATGAGCCGACACGCGGCATCGACGTCGGCGCGAAGCATGATATGTACGTCTTGATCGACCGCCTGGCATCACAGGGGAAGATCATCATCGTGATCTCCTCGGAGTTCACGGAGGTGCTCGGTGTCTGCGATCGTATTCTGGTGATGCGCGCCGGACGAGTCGCGGGGGAGCTCGAGGACGTGACTGCCGCCACAGAGGAGTCGATCATGGCGTTGGCCGTCTGA
- a CDS encoding substrate-binding domain-containing protein, with amino-acid sequence MRSKPFGLGVVAVACLLFAACGRSGEQQQRTSTTMDHAKSITIGVSLLTRTHPFYQDLESGLTEAASFAGFKLLVTAGEFDVARQKDQINDFIVRKVDAIIVAPCDSKSIGTAVKAANDAGIPVFTADIACLAEGVKVVSHVASDNVAGGALAAQAVAKALGESGTVAIIDHPEVESVIQRVRGFEEEMQLHPGMHVVAKLSGHGVKDQAFRTAEDILQAHPELDAIFGINDDSALGALAAVEKAGKVGRVKIIGFDAVPEAREAIKAGKIYADVVQQPREIGRMTIEVVNAYLSGTAVAPTILIPCTLFAQADAS; translated from the coding sequence TTGCGCTCGAAGCCATTTGGTCTTGGTGTTGTTGCCGTGGCCTGTTTGCTGTTTGCCGCATGCGGAAGGTCCGGTGAACAGCAGCAGCGAACATCCACGACGATGGATCACGCGAAGAGCATCACGATCGGCGTGTCGCTGTTGACACGCACGCATCCGTTCTACCAGGATCTGGAATCCGGGCTGACTGAGGCGGCCTCCTTCGCCGGTTTCAAGCTGTTGGTCACGGCCGGGGAATTCGACGTGGCCCGGCAGAAGGATCAGATCAATGACTTCATCGTTCGCAAGGTGGATGCCATCATCGTGGCCCCCTGCGACTCCAAATCGATCGGGACGGCGGTGAAGGCGGCCAATGATGCCGGCATACCTGTTTTCACCGCCGACATCGCCTGCCTCGCGGAAGGCGTGAAGGTCGTATCCCACGTTGCCTCCGACAATGTGGCCGGAGGTGCCTTGGCGGCCCAGGCGGTGGCGAAGGCGCTGGGTGAGAGTGGAACCGTGGCGATCATCGACCATCCGGAAGTGGAATCGGTCATCCAACGCGTGCGGGGCTTCGAGGAGGAGATGCAACTTCACCCGGGAATGCATGTCGTGGCCAAGCTCTCCGGACACGGCGTGAAAGACCAGGCGTTCCGGACTGCCGAAGACATCCTGCAGGCACATCCTGAATTGGATGCGATCTTCGGCATCAATGACGATTCAGCGCTGGGGGCGCTGGCGGCGGTCGAGAAGGCCGGCAAGGTGGGTCGTGTCAAGATCATCGGTTTCGATGCCGTCCCCGAAGCGCGGGAAGCGATCAAGGCCGGGAAGATCTACGCCGATGTCGTTCAGCAACCCCGAGAGATCGGTCGCATGACGATCGAAGTGGTGAATGCATACCTGTCCGGGACTGCCGTCGCACCAACCATCCTGATACCCTGTACTCTGTTCGCCCAGGCCGATGCTTCCTGA